A genomic segment from Hypomesus transpacificus isolate Combined female chromosome 13, fHypTra1, whole genome shotgun sequence encodes:
- the sun1a gene encoding SUN domain-containing protein 1 isoform X5: MYCFKGGVLSSRLARCFTPPLLSNSSSYWTSGLDFDKEQCIATALTSISEASTMSRRSLRIHSTTGHYGDESLLDSAPSLGFNASYSAGGASRRDAIQAIKSRRTQSLLQTPRKSAQGQAHNSSLHSCAASDASLLSSMLDESCIQERTLVDNFWGLDEEAELQDQTIVLQTNGETSAQTQTSMVNGYFCTVHTDGQGPLTTYPSASSSSKYITSSSTAALARPAISEHAQTTGPASSALSPPPTIYSRDKSRKTKTGVLYAVCSMCLKYSRRAAASTVSVSTVVLQCAVALASAALQVAVLRWSHGAQTRHGTVVDNDAHSSSCGSMNVKELEAEEGHLDLNGPLCDDCKEKHRMDSHAACASSSIWLSRSLCLLGPLWIIIAYTGKAATGVFRWLRTGWYHLITLMSFLNGFVLTRCLPRLLKLLLLPCLLLVAVWCWGPSSLLSGLPAFSMTEWVPASLSVPRDGHTPRAALFTAPPSEPHQEEGSVSSLHSERLARLEESLSKLWEHVEGGGQRMEQQHGEVMGLYQALQEQLPSQAEGGSLEPWVSRLLEDRLVRLRAEMAEEESAHREQSQQQEVRSSRLDQMELLLQALSLKTEEVQKRQETMTPPSVFAPVSTPSPPLVPVPDIVDRDSHDALLAEVQRLELVLVGIREDLQGVMGCQGRCGQLDSLQDTVSAQVSDQVRQELRSLFYGSQKDPPEDPHSSEPGSGETELPDSLLLWLSERYVSGADLQASLASLELRILQNVSVQLQHDHGSQQGPCTQSLTQTVLQTVGAAGATQVTEEEVQLIVRNALKLYSEDRTGLVDYALESGGGSIMSTRCSETYETKTALMSLFGLPLWYFSQSPRVVIQPDINPGNCWAFRGSSGYLVIRLSMKIRPSAFSMEHIPKALSPTGRISSAPRQFTVYGLDDESQERGKLLGNYTYVEDGDALQTYPVSEVNVDAYQIVEVRVLSNWGHQEYTCLYRVRVHGEPV, encoded by the exons ATGTATTGTTTTAAAGGAGGTGTCTTGTCGTCTCGTTTGGCTCGGTGCTtcaccccccctcttctctctaacAGCTCCAGCTACTGGACATCTGGCCTGGACTTTGACAAGGAGCAGTGCATTGCCACAGCGCTCACATCCATATCCGAGGCTTCCACAATGTCCCGGCGTAGCCTCCGGATACACTCTACCACGGGTCACTATGGAGATGAAAGCCTGCTGGACTCAGCCCCCAGCCTAGGCTTCAACGCCTCCTACAGCGCTGGAGGCGCCAGTCGCAGAGACGCCATCCA GGCAATTAAGAGCAGGCGGACTCAGTCTCTGCTCCAGACCCCCAGGAAGAGTGCCCAGGGCCAGGCCCACAACAGCAGCCTCCACAGCTGTGCTGCCAGCGAtgcttctctgctctcctctatgCTGGACGAGTCCTGCATCCAGGAGAGGACACTGGTCGACAACTTCTGGG GATTGGATGAGGAGGCTGAACTCCAAG ACCAAACCATAGTGCTTCAAACTAACGGAGAGACCTCAGCCCAGACCCAGACATCCATGGTCAACGGTTACTTCTGTACTGTCCACACAGACGGGCAGGGACCCCTCACTACCTAcccctctgcttcctcctcttccaagtacatcacttcctcttctACGGCAGCCCTTGCCCGCCCGGCCATCAGTGAGCACGCTCAGACTACAGGCCCCGCCTCCTCAGCCTTGTCCCCGCCCCCCACAATCTACAGTAGAGACAAGAGCCGCAAGACCAAGACAG GTGTGCTGTACGCAGTGTGCTCCATGTGTctaaagtacagcagaagagcTGCAGCCTCCACAGTGTCAGTGTCGACTGTAGTCTTGCAGTGTGCAGTGGCGTTGGCCTCTGCTGCCTTGCAGGTTGCTGTGCTCAGGTGGAGCCATGGGGCCCAGACAAGGCATGGAACAGTAGTAGACAACG ATGCTCACAGCAGTTCCTGTGGAAGTATGAACgtgaaggagctggaggctgaAGAGGGACACCTGGATCTGAACGGACCTCTGT GTGATGACTGCAAAGAAAAACACCGCATGGATTCACATGCAGCCTGTGCATCTTCATCTATTTGGTTGTCCAGGTCACTCTGCCTGTTGGGGCCATTGTGGATCATCATTGCTTACACAG gGAAGGCAGCGACGGGTGTATTCCGGTGGCTAAGGACCGGATGGTATCATCTCATCACGCTCATGTCCTTTCTCAATGGGTTTGTCTTGACACG GTGTCTTCCCAGGCTGCTTAAACTGCTTCTGCTGCCGTGCCTACTACTTGTGG CTGTGTGGTGTTGGGGACCCTCAAGCTTGCTGTCTGGCCTGCCAGCCTTCAGCATGACAGAGTGGGTGCCAGCCAGCCTCTCCGTCCCCAGAGACGGACACACACCCAGGGCTGCCCTCTTCACAGCTCCCCCGTCAGAGCCACAC CAGGAAGAGGGCTCCgtgtcctccctccactctgagCGCCTAGCCCGGCTGGAGGAGAGCCTATCCAAGCTGTGGGAgcatgtggaggggggaggccagAGGATGGAGCAGCAGCACGGGGAGGTGATGGGACTCTACCAGGCCCTCCAGGAGCAGCTCCCCTCTCAGGCAGAAGGGGGCAGCCTGGAGCCCTGGGTGTccaggctgctggaggaccGGCTGGTGAGACTCAGGGCAGAGATGGCGGAGGAAGAGTCTGCCCACAGGGAAcag TCTCAGCAGCAGGAGGTTAGGAGCTCTCGTCTGGATCAAATGGAGCTCCTGCTGCAAGCCCTCAGTCTCAaaacagag GAGGTACAGAAGAGACAAGAGACAATGACACCTCCTTCAGTATTTGCTCCAGTATCTACACCATCACCTCCACTTGTACCTGTTCCAGACAT CGTGGACCGCGATTCCCATGATGCTTTGCTGGCAGAAGTGCAAAGGCTGGAGCTTGTGCTGGTCGGCATCAGAGAGGACCTGCAGGGGGTGATGGGATGTCAGGGCAGATGTGGCCAGCTGGACTCCCTCCAGGACACA GTTTCAGCGCAGGTGTCAGACCAGGTGCGTCAAGAGCTCCGGAGCCTGTTCTACGGCAGTCAGAAGGACCCACCTGAAGACCCCCACTCTTCTGAGCCAGGTTCTGGGGAGACAGAACTGCCCGACTCCCTGCTGCTGTGGCTGTCTGAACGCTACGTGAGCGGGGCTGACCTGCAGGCCTCGCTGGCCTCCTTGGAGCTGCGCATCCTGCAGAACGTCAGTGTGCAGCTGCAGCACGACCACGGCAGCCAGCAGGGGCCCTGCACACAGAGCCTCACCCAGACCGTGCTGCAGACCGTGGGAGCTGCAGGGGCCACCCAGGTGACGGAGGAG GAAGTGCAGCTGATTGTGAGAAATGCCCTGAAGTTATACTCCGAGGATCGGACAGGCCTGGTGGACTATGCCCTTGAGTCTGGAG gtggcagCATCATGAGCACTCGCTGTTCAGAGACCTACGAGACCAAGACGGCTCTGATGAGTCTGTTTGGCCTGCCGCTCTGGTACTTCTCCCAGTCTCCTCGAGTCGTCATTCAG cCTGACATCAATCCAGGGAACTGCTGGGCATTCCGAGGCTCCAGTGGTTACCTGGTGATCCGCCTCTCCATGAAGATCCGCCCCTCTGCCTTCTCAATGGAGCACATCCCCAAAGCCCTGTCCCCAACAGGACGGATCAGCAGCGCCCCACGCCAGTTCACTGTCTAC GGCCTGGATGATGAGAgccaggagagggggaagtTATTAGGCAACTACACCTATGTGGAGGATGGAGATGCACTGCAGACTTACCCTGTCTCT GAAGTGAATGTCGATGCCTACCAGATCGTTGAGGTGCGGGTGCTGTCCAA
- the sun1a gene encoding SUN domain-containing protein 1 isoform X8, which yields MYCFKGGVLSSRLARCFTPPLLSNSSSYWTSGLDFDKEQCIATALTSISEASTMSRRSLRIHSTTGHYGDESLLDSAPSLGFNASYSAGGASRRDAIQAIKSRRTQSLLQTPRKSAQGQAHNSSLHSCAASDASLLSSMLDESCIQERTLVDNFWGLDEEAELQDQTIVLQTNGETSAQTQTSMVNGYFCTVHTDGQGPLTTYPSASSSSKYITSSSTAALARPAISEHAQTTGPASSALSPPPTIYSRDKSRKTKTGVLYAVCSMCLKYSRRAAASTVSVSTVVLQCAVALASAALQVAVLRWSHGAQTRHGTVVDNDAHSSSCGSMNVKELEAEEGHLDLNGPLWKAATGVFRWLRTGWYHLITLMSFLNGFVLTRCLPRLLKLLLLPCLLLVAVWCWGPSSLLSGLPAFSMTEWVPASLSVPRDGHTPRAALFTAPPSEPHQEEGSVSSLHSERLARLEESLSKLWEHVEGGGQRMEQQHGEVMGLYQALQEQLPSQAEGGSLEPWVSRLLEDRLVRLRAEMAEEESAHREQSQQQEVRSSRLDQMELLLQALSLKTEEVQKRQETMTPPSVFAPVSTPSPPLVPVPDIVDRDSHDALLAEVQRLELVLVGIREDLQGVMGCQGRCGQLDSLQDTVSAQVSDQVRQELRSLFYGSQKDPPEDPHSSEPGSGETELPDSLLLWLSERYVSGADLQASLASLELRILQNVSVQLQHDHGSQQGPCTQSLTQTVLQTVGAAGATQVTEEEVQLIVRNALKLYSEDRTGLVDYALESGGGSIMSTRCSETYETKTALMSLFGLPLWYFSQSPRVVIQPDINPGNCWAFRGSSGYLVIRLSMKIRPSAFSMEHIPKALSPTGRISSAPRQFTVYGLDDESQERGKLLGNYTYVEDGDALQTYPVSEVNVDAYQIVEVRVLSNWGHQEYTCLYRVRVHGEPV from the exons ATGTATTGTTTTAAAGGAGGTGTCTTGTCGTCTCGTTTGGCTCGGTGCTtcaccccccctcttctctctaacAGCTCCAGCTACTGGACATCTGGCCTGGACTTTGACAAGGAGCAGTGCATTGCCACAGCGCTCACATCCATATCCGAGGCTTCCACAATGTCCCGGCGTAGCCTCCGGATACACTCTACCACGGGTCACTATGGAGATGAAAGCCTGCTGGACTCAGCCCCCAGCCTAGGCTTCAACGCCTCCTACAGCGCTGGAGGCGCCAGTCGCAGAGACGCCATCCA GGCAATTAAGAGCAGGCGGACTCAGTCTCTGCTCCAGACCCCCAGGAAGAGTGCCCAGGGCCAGGCCCACAACAGCAGCCTCCACAGCTGTGCTGCCAGCGAtgcttctctgctctcctctatgCTGGACGAGTCCTGCATCCAGGAGAGGACACTGGTCGACAACTTCTGGG GATTGGATGAGGAGGCTGAACTCCAAG ACCAAACCATAGTGCTTCAAACTAACGGAGAGACCTCAGCCCAGACCCAGACATCCATGGTCAACGGTTACTTCTGTACTGTCCACACAGACGGGCAGGGACCCCTCACTACCTAcccctctgcttcctcctcttccaagtacatcacttcctcttctACGGCAGCCCTTGCCCGCCCGGCCATCAGTGAGCACGCTCAGACTACAGGCCCCGCCTCCTCAGCCTTGTCCCCGCCCCCCACAATCTACAGTAGAGACAAGAGCCGCAAGACCAAGACAG GTGTGCTGTACGCAGTGTGCTCCATGTGTctaaagtacagcagaagagcTGCAGCCTCCACAGTGTCAGTGTCGACTGTAGTCTTGCAGTGTGCAGTGGCGTTGGCCTCTGCTGCCTTGCAGGTTGCTGTGCTCAGGTGGAGCCATGGGGCCCAGACAAGGCATGGAACAGTAGTAGACAACG ATGCTCACAGCAGTTCCTGTGGAAGTATGAACgtgaaggagctggaggctgaAGAGGGACACCTGGATCTGAACGGACCTCTGT gGAAGGCAGCGACGGGTGTATTCCGGTGGCTAAGGACCGGATGGTATCATCTCATCACGCTCATGTCCTTTCTCAATGGGTTTGTCTTGACACG GTGTCTTCCCAGGCTGCTTAAACTGCTTCTGCTGCCGTGCCTACTACTTGTGG CTGTGTGGTGTTGGGGACCCTCAAGCTTGCTGTCTGGCCTGCCAGCCTTCAGCATGACAGAGTGGGTGCCAGCCAGCCTCTCCGTCCCCAGAGACGGACACACACCCAGGGCTGCCCTCTTCACAGCTCCCCCGTCAGAGCCACAC CAGGAAGAGGGCTCCgtgtcctccctccactctgagCGCCTAGCCCGGCTGGAGGAGAGCCTATCCAAGCTGTGGGAgcatgtggaggggggaggccagAGGATGGAGCAGCAGCACGGGGAGGTGATGGGACTCTACCAGGCCCTCCAGGAGCAGCTCCCCTCTCAGGCAGAAGGGGGCAGCCTGGAGCCCTGGGTGTccaggctgctggaggaccGGCTGGTGAGACTCAGGGCAGAGATGGCGGAGGAAGAGTCTGCCCACAGGGAAcag TCTCAGCAGCAGGAGGTTAGGAGCTCTCGTCTGGATCAAATGGAGCTCCTGCTGCAAGCCCTCAGTCTCAaaacagag GAGGTACAGAAGAGACAAGAGACAATGACACCTCCTTCAGTATTTGCTCCAGTATCTACACCATCACCTCCACTTGTACCTGTTCCAGACAT CGTGGACCGCGATTCCCATGATGCTTTGCTGGCAGAAGTGCAAAGGCTGGAGCTTGTGCTGGTCGGCATCAGAGAGGACCTGCAGGGGGTGATGGGATGTCAGGGCAGATGTGGCCAGCTGGACTCCCTCCAGGACACA GTTTCAGCGCAGGTGTCAGACCAGGTGCGTCAAGAGCTCCGGAGCCTGTTCTACGGCAGTCAGAAGGACCCACCTGAAGACCCCCACTCTTCTGAGCCAGGTTCTGGGGAGACAGAACTGCCCGACTCCCTGCTGCTGTGGCTGTCTGAACGCTACGTGAGCGGGGCTGACCTGCAGGCCTCGCTGGCCTCCTTGGAGCTGCGCATCCTGCAGAACGTCAGTGTGCAGCTGCAGCACGACCACGGCAGCCAGCAGGGGCCCTGCACACAGAGCCTCACCCAGACCGTGCTGCAGACCGTGGGAGCTGCAGGGGCCACCCAGGTGACGGAGGAG GAAGTGCAGCTGATTGTGAGAAATGCCCTGAAGTTATACTCCGAGGATCGGACAGGCCTGGTGGACTATGCCCTTGAGTCTGGAG gtggcagCATCATGAGCACTCGCTGTTCAGAGACCTACGAGACCAAGACGGCTCTGATGAGTCTGTTTGGCCTGCCGCTCTGGTACTTCTCCCAGTCTCCTCGAGTCGTCATTCAG cCTGACATCAATCCAGGGAACTGCTGGGCATTCCGAGGCTCCAGTGGTTACCTGGTGATCCGCCTCTCCATGAAGATCCGCCCCTCTGCCTTCTCAATGGAGCACATCCCCAAAGCCCTGTCCCCAACAGGACGGATCAGCAGCGCCCCACGCCAGTTCACTGTCTAC GGCCTGGATGATGAGAgccaggagagggggaagtTATTAGGCAACTACACCTATGTGGAGGATGGAGATGCACTGCAGACTTACCCTGTCTCT GAAGTGAATGTCGATGCCTACCAGATCGTTGAGGTGCGGGTGCTGTCCAA
- the sun1a gene encoding SUN domain-containing protein 1 isoform X3 yields the protein MYCFKGGVLSSRLARCFTPPLLSNSSSYWTSGLDFDKEQCIATALTSISEASTMSRRSLRIHSTTGHYGDESLLDSAPSLGFNASYSAGGASRRDAIQAIKSRRTQSLLQTPRKSAQGQAHNSSLHSCAASDASLLSSMLDESCIQERTLVDNFWGLDEEAELQDQTIVLQTNGETSAQTQTSMVNGYFCTVHTDGQGPLTTYPSASSSSKYITSSSTAALARPAISEHAQTTGPASSALSPPPTIYSRDKSRKTKTGVLYAVCSMCLKYSRRAAASTVSVSTVVLQCAVALASAALQVAVLRWSHGAQTRHGTVVDNDAHSSSCGSMNVKELEAEEGHLDLNGPLCDDCKEKHRMDSHAACASSSIWLSRSLCLLGPLWIIIAYTGSCLLLIGQKVGIASGAITQRLMLAALSPLAALSPGKAATGVFRWLRTGWYHLITLMSFLNGFVLTRCLPRLLKLLLLPCLLLVAVWCWGPSSLLSGLPAFSMTEWVPASLSVPRDGHTPRAALFTAPPSEPHEEGSVSSLHSERLARLEESLSKLWEHVEGGGQRMEQQHGEVMGLYQALQEQLPSQAEGGSLEPWVSRLLEDRLVRLRAEMAEEESAHREQSQQQEVRSSRLDQMELLLQALSLKTEEVQKRQETMTPPSVFAPVSTPSPPLVPVPDIVDRDSHDALLAEVQRLELVLVGIREDLQGVMGCQGRCGQLDSLQDTVSAQVSDQVRQELRSLFYGSQKDPPEDPHSSEPGSGETELPDSLLLWLSERYVSGADLQASLASLELRILQNVSVQLQHDHGSQQGPCTQSLTQTVLQTVGAAGATQVTEEEVQLIVRNALKLYSEDRTGLVDYALESGGGSIMSTRCSETYETKTALMSLFGLPLWYFSQSPRVVIQPDINPGNCWAFRGSSGYLVIRLSMKIRPSAFSMEHIPKALSPTGRISSAPRQFTVYGLDDESQERGKLLGNYTYVEDGDALQTYPVSEVNVDAYQIVEVRVLSNWGHQEYTCLYRVRVHGEPV from the exons ATGTATTGTTTTAAAGGAGGTGTCTTGTCGTCTCGTTTGGCTCGGTGCTtcaccccccctcttctctctaacAGCTCCAGCTACTGGACATCTGGCCTGGACTTTGACAAGGAGCAGTGCATTGCCACAGCGCTCACATCCATATCCGAGGCTTCCACAATGTCCCGGCGTAGCCTCCGGATACACTCTACCACGGGTCACTATGGAGATGAAAGCCTGCTGGACTCAGCCCCCAGCCTAGGCTTCAACGCCTCCTACAGCGCTGGAGGCGCCAGTCGCAGAGACGCCATCCA GGCAATTAAGAGCAGGCGGACTCAGTCTCTGCTCCAGACCCCCAGGAAGAGTGCCCAGGGCCAGGCCCACAACAGCAGCCTCCACAGCTGTGCTGCCAGCGAtgcttctctgctctcctctatgCTGGACGAGTCCTGCATCCAGGAGAGGACACTGGTCGACAACTTCTGGG GATTGGATGAGGAGGCTGAACTCCAAG ACCAAACCATAGTGCTTCAAACTAACGGAGAGACCTCAGCCCAGACCCAGACATCCATGGTCAACGGTTACTTCTGTACTGTCCACACAGACGGGCAGGGACCCCTCACTACCTAcccctctgcttcctcctcttccaagtacatcacttcctcttctACGGCAGCCCTTGCCCGCCCGGCCATCAGTGAGCACGCTCAGACTACAGGCCCCGCCTCCTCAGCCTTGTCCCCGCCCCCCACAATCTACAGTAGAGACAAGAGCCGCAAGACCAAGACAG GTGTGCTGTACGCAGTGTGCTCCATGTGTctaaagtacagcagaagagcTGCAGCCTCCACAGTGTCAGTGTCGACTGTAGTCTTGCAGTGTGCAGTGGCGTTGGCCTCTGCTGCCTTGCAGGTTGCTGTGCTCAGGTGGAGCCATGGGGCCCAGACAAGGCATGGAACAGTAGTAGACAACG ATGCTCACAGCAGTTCCTGTGGAAGTATGAACgtgaaggagctggaggctgaAGAGGGACACCTGGATCTGAACGGACCTCTGT GTGATGACTGCAAAGAAAAACACCGCATGGATTCACATGCAGCCTGTGCATCTTCATCTATTTGGTTGTCCAGGTCACTCTGCCTGTTGGGGCCATTGTGGATCATCATTGCTTACACAG GGTCCTGCCTGCTGTTGATTGGTCAAAAAGTGGGCATTGCCAGCGGGGCAATAACGCAAAGGCTGATGTTGGCTGCCCTGTCCCCATTGGCTGCCCTGTCCCCAG gGAAGGCAGCGACGGGTGTATTCCGGTGGCTAAGGACCGGATGGTATCATCTCATCACGCTCATGTCCTTTCTCAATGGGTTTGTCTTGACACG GTGTCTTCCCAGGCTGCTTAAACTGCTTCTGCTGCCGTGCCTACTACTTGTGG CTGTGTGGTGTTGGGGACCCTCAAGCTTGCTGTCTGGCCTGCCAGCCTTCAGCATGACAGAGTGGGTGCCAGCCAGCCTCTCCGTCCCCAGAGACGGACACACACCCAGGGCTGCCCTCTTCACAGCTCCCCCGTCAGAGCCACAC GAAGAGGGCTCCgtgtcctccctccactctgagCGCCTAGCCCGGCTGGAGGAGAGCCTATCCAAGCTGTGGGAgcatgtggaggggggaggccagAGGATGGAGCAGCAGCACGGGGAGGTGATGGGACTCTACCAGGCCCTCCAGGAGCAGCTCCCCTCTCAGGCAGAAGGGGGCAGCCTGGAGCCCTGGGTGTccaggctgctggaggaccGGCTGGTGAGACTCAGGGCAGAGATGGCGGAGGAAGAGTCTGCCCACAGGGAAcag TCTCAGCAGCAGGAGGTTAGGAGCTCTCGTCTGGATCAAATGGAGCTCCTGCTGCAAGCCCTCAGTCTCAaaacagag GAGGTACAGAAGAGACAAGAGACAATGACACCTCCTTCAGTATTTGCTCCAGTATCTACACCATCACCTCCACTTGTACCTGTTCCAGACAT CGTGGACCGCGATTCCCATGATGCTTTGCTGGCAGAAGTGCAAAGGCTGGAGCTTGTGCTGGTCGGCATCAGAGAGGACCTGCAGGGGGTGATGGGATGTCAGGGCAGATGTGGCCAGCTGGACTCCCTCCAGGACACA GTTTCAGCGCAGGTGTCAGACCAGGTGCGTCAAGAGCTCCGGAGCCTGTTCTACGGCAGTCAGAAGGACCCACCTGAAGACCCCCACTCTTCTGAGCCAGGTTCTGGGGAGACAGAACTGCCCGACTCCCTGCTGCTGTGGCTGTCTGAACGCTACGTGAGCGGGGCTGACCTGCAGGCCTCGCTGGCCTCCTTGGAGCTGCGCATCCTGCAGAACGTCAGTGTGCAGCTGCAGCACGACCACGGCAGCCAGCAGGGGCCCTGCACACAGAGCCTCACCCAGACCGTGCTGCAGACCGTGGGAGCTGCAGGGGCCACCCAGGTGACGGAGGAG GAAGTGCAGCTGATTGTGAGAAATGCCCTGAAGTTATACTCCGAGGATCGGACAGGCCTGGTGGACTATGCCCTTGAGTCTGGAG gtggcagCATCATGAGCACTCGCTGTTCAGAGACCTACGAGACCAAGACGGCTCTGATGAGTCTGTTTGGCCTGCCGCTCTGGTACTTCTCCCAGTCTCCTCGAGTCGTCATTCAG cCTGACATCAATCCAGGGAACTGCTGGGCATTCCGAGGCTCCAGTGGTTACCTGGTGATCCGCCTCTCCATGAAGATCCGCCCCTCTGCCTTCTCAATGGAGCACATCCCCAAAGCCCTGTCCCCAACAGGACGGATCAGCAGCGCCCCACGCCAGTTCACTGTCTAC GGCCTGGATGATGAGAgccaggagagggggaagtTATTAGGCAACTACACCTATGTGGAGGATGGAGATGCACTGCAGACTTACCCTGTCTCT GAAGTGAATGTCGATGCCTACCAGATCGTTGAGGTGCGGGTGCTGTCCAA